The following are from one region of the Fusobacterium sp. FSA-380-WT-3A genome:
- a CDS encoding DedA family protein, which yields MEDYIIKILINFSYIGICFLIFLENVFPPIPSELILVFGGFISKRLELNFFLMVILSTVGSLLGALMLYYIGKKIPIEKLENFLEKKWIRRLGFKSGDVNKTLKYFEKYNTLSVFIGRCIPVVRSLISIPAGMQKMEIKKFIFYTGVGSLIWNTVLIYIGRVMEDKWEEGLLLLEKYSSIILLVIIFIGLVKFSYKKYRKKKVIKDER from the coding sequence ATGGAAGATTATATTATAAAAATTTTAATAAATTTTAGTTATATAGGAATATGTTTCTTAATTTTTTTAGAAAATGTATTTCCTCCAATTCCATCAGAATTAATTTTAGTTTTTGGTGGATTTATTTCAAAAAGATTAGAATTAAATTTTTTCTTGATGGTAATACTTTCAACAGTAGGCTCATTACTTGGAGCTTTAATGTTGTATTATATTGGGAAAAAAATTCCTATAGAAAAATTAGAAAATTTTTTAGAAAAAAAATGGATAAGAAGATTGGGATTTAAATCAGGAGATGTAAATAAAACTTTAAAATATTTTGAAAAATATAATACTTTAAGTGTTTTTATAGGTAGATGTATTCCTGTAGTCAGAAGTCTTATTTCTATTCCAGCAGGAATGCAAAAAATGGAGATAAAAAAATTTATTTTTTATACAGGAGTAGGAAGTTTAATTTGGAATACTGTTTTAATATATATAGGAAGAGTTATGGAAGATAAATGGGAAGAAGGACTTCTACTATTAGAAAAATATTCTTCTATAATTTTATTAGTAATAATATTTATTGGATTAGTTAAATTTTCTTATAAAAAATATAGAAAAAAGAAAGTGATAAAAGATGAAAGATAA
- a CDS encoding molybdenum cofactor biosynthesis protein B, translating into MFKVAIICMSDKGFQGEREDLSTKVIEEIMLKKGYIIAKKILIPDEKEIIKENLISICDNNIANLILTTGGTGFSKRDVTPEATEEVIERRTPGISEAIRNYSIGITKRAMLSRATSGIRKDTLIINLPGSPKAVKESLEYIVDELKHGLEILLGTTSDCARK; encoded by the coding sequence ATGTTTAAAGTAGCAATAATTTGTATGAGTGATAAAGGTTTTCAAGGAGAGAGAGAAGATTTATCTACTAAAGTTATTGAAGAGATAATGTTAAAGAAAGGATATATAATTGCAAAAAAAATTTTAATTCCAGATGAAAAGGAGATTATAAAAGAAAATTTAATAAGTATTTGTGATAATAATATAGCAAATTTAATTTTAACAACAGGTGGAACAGGTTTTTCCAAAAGAGATGTAACTCCAGAGGCTACAGAAGAAGTTATTGAGAGAAGAACTCCTGGAATTTCTGAAGCAATAAGAAATTATTCTATAGGAATAACAAAAAGGGCAATGTTATCAAGAGCTACATCAGGAATAAGAAAAGATACTTTAATTATAAATTTACCTGGAAGTCCAAAAGCTGTTAAAGAATCTTTAGAATATATAGTAGATGAATTAAAACATGGATTAGAAATATTATTAGGAACAACAAGTGACTGTGCAAGAAAATAG